The Gracilinanus agilis isolate LMUSP501 unplaced genomic scaffold, AgileGrace unplaced_scaffold58322, whole genome shotgun sequence genome segment ATTCCCTAGTCTATCGTTTACtggtacaaagataaaaatacagaaaagctTTGAAAGCAACAGAAGAGTGATTATGTCAGCATTGGTCTTATTTTGTCCAACAAATTGTTCCTATTAATCAGAAAGCCATGGAAATTGAGATAAGCAATTCTCACCTTGGACATTGCATGGACACATGTACCAGTCAAAATCTTCATGTTCAAAGTTGCATAAATGATCCCCCTACAGGAAACATGTTTCCCAGAAATTACAACACTATGAATATCAAATACCACAGAAGACAGACAAAATGCAGATCTAATAACTGTGGaaagatattaaattataattcagAGTTGAATGTTCATCAGAATTTACATAAGGGACAGAAGCCCTATATATGTGCTGACTGTGGTAAAGGATTCATTCAGGAATCAAATCTTAATATCCATCAGAGAACCCACAGAGAAGAGATGTCATTTATATGTGTGGAGTGTGGGAAAGGATTCAACTGGAAGTTAATATCTGATACTCATAAAAGagttcacactggagagaagccttacaTATGTGAAGAATGTGAACAAGGATCCATCCATAAAGCAAAGCTTCACGATTATTATAAAGTCCTCACTGAAGAAAAGCCCTTTGAATGTAATAAATGTGGGATGAGTTTCAGTCAAAAGGCTTCATTTCATGCTCATGAGAGAATGcacattaaagaaaaatgctataattctgatgagtgtgggaaaggattCAGTCATAAGTCAAATCTTCATGAACATGTGAAAGTCCACTCTGGAGAAAAGCCCTTTATTtgtgatgagtgtgggaaaggattCAGTCATAAGTCAAATCTTACCGAACATATGAAAGTCCACTCTGGAGAAAAGCCCTATAATtgtgatgagtgtgggaaaggattCAGTTGTAAGTCAAACCTTCATAAACATCTGAAAGTCCACTCTGGAGAAAAGCCCTATAATtgtgatgagtgtgggaaaggattCAGACAGAAATCAAACCTTCATAAACATCTGAAAGTCCACTCTGGAGAAAAGCCCTATAATtgtgatgagtgtgggaaaggattCAGTTGTAAGTCAAACCTTCACGTACATATGAATGTCCACTCTGGAGAAAAGCCCTTTATTTGTGATGAGTGCGGGAAAGGATTCAGTTGTAAGTCAAACCTTCACGTACATATGAGTGTCCACTCTGGAGAAAAGCCCTATATTtgtgatgagtgtgggaaaggattCAGATTCAAGAAAAACCTTCATGAACATCTGAAAGATCACTCTGGAGAAAAGGCATATATAtgtgatgagtgtgggaaaggattCAGACAGATGTCACACCTTTATGATCATTTGAATATTCACTCTGGAGAAAAGCCCTATATATGTGATGTGTGTGGGAAAGGATTCAGATTTAAGTCAAATCTTCAACAACATCTGAAAGTACACTTTGGAGAAAAACTCTTTATATGTGATGAGTGTGGTAAAGGATTCAGAT includes the following:
- the LOC123256384 gene encoding zinc finger protein 501-like; amino-acid sequence: MSFICVECGKGFNWKLISDTHKRVHTGEKPYICEECEQGSIHKAKLHDYYKVLTEEKPFECNKCGMSFSQKASFHAHERMHIKEKCYNSDECGKGFSHKSNLHEHVKVHSGEKPFICDECGKGFSHKSNLTEHMKVHSGEKPYNCDECGKGFSCKSNLHKHLKVHSGEKPYNCDECGKGFRQKSNLHKHLKVHSGEKPYNCDECGKGFSCKSNLHVHMNVHSGEKPFICDECGKGFSCKSNLHVHMSVHSGEKPYICDECGKGFRFKKNLHEHLKDHSGEKAYICDECGKGFRQMSHLYDHLNIHSGEKPYICDVCGKGFRFKSNLQQHLKVHFGEKLFICDECGKGFRWKSSLHRHHIIHMRDKLYICVDCGNTFTQKKYLHEHQRGHTAGTIVICDECGKGFKYKSNLHEHQRVHTGDKLFICGECGKRFKWKSNLNKHHKIHTSEKP